One window from the genome of Streptomyces sp. WZ-12 encodes:
- a CDS encoding MarR family winged helix-turn-helix transcriptional regulator — MSSPEPSVSANVAEQLVRLTRRMHRSQKRHMADLDLAFTPAQSRLLRIVGHCHDAPPRMADLAERLEVVPRAVTTLVDALEANGAVRRVPDPTNRRVVRIELTDTGRSALRALRGARRAAAEEILAPLTAEQRAELGGLLSTLVDGPGEPH, encoded by the coding sequence ATGTCCTCCCCCGAGCCGTCGGTCAGCGCCAACGTCGCCGAGCAACTGGTGCGACTGACCCGTCGGATGCACCGCAGCCAGAAGCGCCACATGGCCGACCTGGATCTCGCGTTCACCCCCGCGCAGTCCCGTCTGCTGCGGATCGTCGGCCACTGCCACGACGCCCCGCCGCGGATGGCCGACCTCGCCGAGCGGCTGGAGGTGGTGCCCCGCGCGGTGACGACGCTGGTGGACGCGCTGGAGGCGAACGGCGCGGTGCGCCGGGTGCCCGATCCGACCAACCGCCGGGTGGTGCGGATCGAGCTGACCGACACCGGCCGGTCCGCGCTGCGGGCGTTGCGCGGCGCCCGTCGGGCCGCCGCGGAGGAGATCCTGGCTCCACTCACCGCCGAACAGCGCGCGGAGCTCGGCGGCCTGCTGTCCACCCTCGTCGACGGTCCGGGCGAACCGCACTGA
- a CDS encoding alpha-amylase has product MQRRRSRPARRPGSPTARRRARVLGGALTGMVTAVGLTVLAPWPSQATPPGDRTVTATLFEWKYADVARACTDQLGPAGYGYVEVSPASEHIQGDQWWTSYQPVSYKIAGRLGDRTAFASMVNACHGAGVKVIADAVINHMSAGSGTGTGGTQYTKYNYPGYYQDWDFHTCRKPISDYTNRSDVQNCELVGLADLDTGSDYVRTTLAKYLDDLRSLGADGFRIDAAKHIAATDLAAIKGKMKDPGYWVQEVVYGANEAVQPDEYTGTGDVDEFRYGTHLKSAFQGGNLAQLKSVADGKLGSDNARTFVDNWDTERNGSTLSYKDGAAYTLANVFMLASPYGSPNVYSGYTWTDKDAGPPPSGSSGWTDEHAKREITGMVGFRNAVGSAGLTNWWDNGGNAIAFGRGSTGFVALNGGDGEVKRTFATSLPAGTYCDVVAADPSACAGHTVSVGGDGSAAITVPAHGAVALHIAR; this is encoded by the coding sequence ATGCAGCGACGCAGGAGCCGCCCCGCACGGCGACCCGGAAGCCCAACGGCCCGACGCCGGGCCCGTGTTCTGGGCGGGGCGCTGACCGGGATGGTGACCGCGGTCGGCCTGACCGTCCTGGCCCCCTGGCCCTCGCAGGCCACCCCACCAGGCGACCGGACCGTCACCGCCACCCTCTTCGAGTGGAAGTACGCGGACGTCGCCCGGGCCTGCACCGACCAACTGGGCCCGGCCGGCTACGGCTACGTGGAGGTCTCACCCGCCAGCGAGCACATCCAGGGCGACCAGTGGTGGACGTCGTACCAGCCGGTCAGCTACAAGATCGCCGGCCGGCTCGGGGACCGCACCGCGTTCGCCTCGATGGTCAACGCCTGCCACGGCGCCGGCGTCAAGGTCATCGCCGACGCCGTCATCAACCACATGTCGGCCGGCTCCGGGACCGGCACCGGCGGTACCCAGTACACCAAGTACAACTACCCCGGCTACTACCAGGACTGGGACTTCCACACCTGCCGCAAGCCGATCTCCGACTACACCAACCGCTCCGACGTCCAGAACTGCGAACTGGTCGGCCTCGCCGACCTCGACACCGGCAGCGACTACGTCCGGACCACCCTCGCCAAGTACCTCGACGACCTGCGGTCGTTGGGCGCGGACGGCTTCCGGATCGATGCCGCCAAGCACATCGCCGCCACCGACCTCGCCGCCATCAAGGGCAAGATGAAGGACCCCGGCTACTGGGTGCAGGAGGTCGTCTACGGCGCCAACGAGGCCGTCCAGCCCGACGAGTACACCGGCACCGGCGACGTCGACGAGTTCCGCTACGGCACCCACCTCAAGAGCGCCTTCCAGGGCGGCAACCTCGCCCAGCTGAAGTCCGTCGCCGATGGCAAACTGGGCAGCGACAACGCCCGTACGTTCGTCGACAATTGGGACACCGAGCGGAACGGCTCCACCCTCAGCTACAAGGACGGCGCGGCCTACACCCTGGCCAACGTCTTCATGCTCGCCTCGCCGTACGGCTCGCCCAACGTCTACTCCGGCTACACCTGGACCGACAAGGACGCCGGCCCGCCGCCGTCGGGCAGTTCCGGGTGGACCGACGAGCACGCCAAGCGGGAGATCACCGGGATGGTGGGGTTCCGTAATGCGGTGGGGTCGGCGGGGCTGACCAACTGGTGGGACAACGGGGGCAACGCGATCGCGTTCGGGCGGGGGTCGACGGGGTTCGTCGCCCTCAACGGCGGGGACGGGGAGGTGAAGCGGACGTTCGCGACGTCGTTGCCGGCCGGCACGTACTGTGACGTGGTCGCGGCGGATCCGTCGGCGTGCGCTGGGCACACGGTGAGCGTGGGCGGGGACGGCTCGGCGGCGATCACGGTGCCGGCGCACGGCGCGGTGGCGCTGCACATCGCTCGCTGA
- a CDS encoding FAD-binding and (Fe-S)-binding domain-containing protein, producing the protein MPLLEPTPEALRPTATRPASDRVPERLAGGTPEPLRGDLIALLGADKVRHGVSDLVRYASDASPYRFLPQVVVIAETADDIAAVFGYARAHGRHVVFRAAGTSLNGQAQGEDILVDVRRHWSGIEVLDDGARARIRPGTTVLRANATLARYGRLLGPDPASAIACTVGGVVANNASGMTAGTTRNSYRTLSSLTLVLPSGTVVDTARPDADAHLARAEPVLCTELLALKAEIEADPELVARIRAKYALKNTNGYRLDALLDGRTPTEILRGLMVGSEGTLGFIAETVFTTLPLDRCTSTALLFFPTLAAAARAVPRFNEAGARAVELMDGNTLRASVSVAGVPADWAELPKETAALLVEFRAPDEAAQRAREEAAAGVLAGLELVAPVPSVDNAFTRDAATITGYWKARKAFVTAVGGSRPSGTTLITEDFAVPPARLADACTALLELQARHGFDAAVAGHAAHGNLHFLLAFDAGDPDDVARYAAFMDDFCRLTVERFDGSLKAEHATGRNIAPFLELEWGPRATELMWRIKEIVDPRGILAPRILLDRDPRAHLRGLKTIPQVEALADPCIECGFCEPTCPSEDLTTTPRQRIVLRREMLRQPPRSAVNDALLAAYGYDAVDTCAGDSTCKLACPVGIDTGALMKDFRHRRHSPREERMAERTARHFAVVERAARLAVAAADRLDDRLLTSLTGAARKAVRPDLVPEWLPQLPGAAARRLPATRRPGAAAVYYPACVNRIFGGPTDHHGPSLPEAVVALARRADRPVWIPPDTTGTCCATIWHSKGYERGNRLMANRVVEAAWGWTAGGQLPLIVDASSCALGLAREVVPYLTPPNRALHAELTVVDSIVWATELLPHLEIGRTLGSAVLHPTCSMQHLGDEEQLRRVAEACADEVVVPDDAGCCAFAGDRGMLHPELTESATAREAAEVTARHFDAHLSANRMCEIGMDHATGGRGYRSALLALEWATRPGHSSPSGG; encoded by the coding sequence GTGCCCCTGCTGGAGCCCACCCCCGAGGCCCTGCGGCCCACCGCGACCCGGCCCGCATCCGACCGGGTGCCCGAGCGGCTGGCGGGCGGCACTCCGGAACCGTTGCGCGGCGACCTGATCGCCCTGCTCGGCGCGGACAAGGTGCGGCACGGGGTCTCCGACCTGGTCCGGTACGCCTCCGACGCCAGCCCCTACCGCTTCCTCCCGCAGGTCGTGGTGATCGCCGAGACCGCCGACGACATCGCGGCGGTCTTCGGCTACGCCCGCGCGCACGGCCGCCACGTGGTCTTCCGGGCCGCCGGCACCTCGCTCAACGGCCAGGCGCAGGGCGAGGACATCCTCGTCGACGTGCGCCGGCACTGGTCCGGCATCGAGGTGCTGGACGACGGCGCCCGGGCCAGGATCCGGCCCGGCACCACCGTCCTGCGGGCCAACGCCACGCTCGCCCGGTACGGCCGGCTGCTCGGCCCCGACCCGGCCAGCGCCATCGCCTGCACGGTGGGCGGCGTGGTCGCCAACAACGCCTCCGGCATGACCGCCGGCACCACCCGCAACTCCTACCGCACGCTGTCCTCGCTGACCCTCGTGCTGCCGTCCGGCACCGTCGTCGACACCGCCCGGCCGGACGCCGACGCCCATCTGGCCCGGGCCGAACCGGTGCTCTGCACCGAGCTGTTGGCCCTCAAGGCGGAGATCGAGGCGGACCCTGAGCTGGTCGCCCGGATCCGCGCCAAGTACGCGCTCAAGAACACCAACGGCTACCGCCTGGACGCCCTCCTCGACGGGCGGACGCCGACGGAGATCCTGCGCGGCCTGATGGTCGGCTCCGAGGGCACCCTCGGCTTCATCGCCGAGACGGTCTTCACGACCCTGCCGCTGGACCGGTGCACCTCCACCGCGCTGCTGTTCTTCCCCACCCTGGCCGCCGCGGCGAGGGCCGTCCCGCGCTTCAACGAGGCCGGCGCCCGGGCCGTGGAGCTGATGGACGGCAACACCCTGCGCGCGTCGGTCAGCGTGGCCGGAGTGCCCGCGGACTGGGCGGAGTTGCCCAAGGAGACCGCTGCGCTGCTGGTGGAGTTCCGGGCGCCGGACGAGGCCGCGCAGCGGGCCCGGGAAGAGGCGGCGGCCGGGGTGTTGGCGGGGCTGGAGCTGGTCGCCCCGGTGCCGTCGGTCGACAACGCCTTCACCCGGGACGCGGCCACCATCACCGGCTACTGGAAGGCTCGCAAGGCGTTCGTCACCGCGGTGGGCGGCTCCCGGCCCTCCGGCACGACGCTGATCACCGAGGACTTCGCGGTGCCGCCGGCCCGGCTCGCCGACGCCTGCACGGCGCTGCTGGAGCTCCAGGCCCGGCACGGCTTCGACGCGGCGGTCGCCGGGCACGCCGCCCACGGCAACCTGCACTTCCTGCTCGCCTTCGACGCCGGCGACCCCGACGACGTGGCCCGCTACGCCGCCTTCATGGACGACTTCTGCCGGCTGACCGTCGAGCGCTTCGACGGCTCCCTCAAGGCCGAGCACGCCACCGGCCGGAACATCGCGCCGTTCCTGGAGCTCGAATGGGGGCCGCGGGCCACCGAGTTGATGTGGCGGATCAAGGAGATCGTGGACCCGCGGGGCATCCTCGCCCCGCGGATCCTCCTCGACCGTGATCCGCGGGCGCACCTGCGCGGGCTGAAGACCATCCCGCAGGTCGAGGCGCTCGCCGACCCCTGCATCGAGTGCGGTTTCTGCGAACCGACCTGCCCCAGCGAGGACCTGACCACCACGCCCCGCCAACGCATCGTGCTGCGCCGCGAGATGCTGCGCCAGCCGCCCCGCTCCGCCGTCAACGACGCCCTGCTGGCCGCCTACGGCTATGACGCGGTCGACACCTGCGCCGGCGACTCCACCTGCAAACTGGCCTGCCCGGTCGGCATCGACACCGGCGCGCTGATGAAGGACTTCCGGCACCGGCGGCACTCCCCGCGCGAGGAGCGGATGGCCGAGCGGACCGCCCGGCACTTCGCCGTCGTCGAGCGGGCCGCCCGGCTGGCGGTGGCCGCCGCGGACCGGCTCGACGACCGCCTGTTGACCTCGCTGACCGGCGCCGCCCGTAAGGCCGTCCGCCCCGATCTGGTACCGGAGTGGCTGCCCCAACTCCCCGGCGCGGCGGCCCGCCGCCTGCCCGCGACCCGCCGGCCGGGCGCCGCCGCCGTGTACTACCCGGCCTGCGTCAACCGGATCTTCGGCGGCCCCACCGACCACCACGGCCCGTCCCTCCCCGAGGCCGTGGTGGCGCTCGCCCGCCGGGCCGACCGCCCGGTCTGGATCCCCCCGGACACCACCGGCACCTGCTGCGCCACCATCTGGCACTCCAAGGGCTACGAGCGGGGCAACCGCCTGATGGCCAACCGCGTCGTCGAGGCGGCCTGGGGCTGGACGGCCGGCGGCCAACTCCCGCTGATCGTGGACGCGTCCTCCTGCGCCCTGGGCCTGGCCCGCGAAGTCGTCCCCTACCTCACGCCGCCCAACCGCGCGCTGCACGCCGAACTGACCGTCGTCGACTCGATCGTCTGGGCCACGGAGCTCCTCCCCCACCTGGAGATCGGGCGCACCCTCGGCTCCGCCGTCCTCCACCCCACCTGTTCCATGCAGCACTTGGGGGACGAGGAGCAGTTGCGGCGGGTCGCCGAGGCGTGCGCCGACGAGGTGGTGGTGCCGGACGACGCGGGCTGCTGCGCGTTCGCCGGCGACCGCGGCATGCTCCACCCGGAACTCACCGAGTCCGCCACCGCGAGGGAGGCCGCGGAGGTCACCGCCCGCCACTTCGACGCCCACCTCTCGGCCAACCGCATGTGCGAGATCGGCATGGACCACGCCACGGGGGGCCGCGGCTACCGCTCGGCCCTCCTGGCGCTGGAGTGGGCGACACGGCCGGGACACTCCAGCCCGTCCGGAGGGTGA